One region of Myxocyprinus asiaticus isolate MX2 ecotype Aquarium Trade chromosome 38, UBuf_Myxa_2, whole genome shotgun sequence genomic DNA includes:
- the gpn3 gene encoding GPN-loop GTPase 3 isoform X1 yields the protein MPRYAQLVMGPAGSGKSTYCSTMVEHCQALNRSVQVVNLDPAAEHFEYPVMADIRELIQVDDVMEDDSLRFGPNGGLVFCMEYFANNFDWLEECLGHVEDDYILFDCPGQIELYTHLPVMKQLVEQLQQWEFRVCGIFLVDSQFMVETFKFISGVMAALSAMVMLEIPQVNIMTKMDLLSPKAKKEIEKYLDPDMYSMMEDNSVALRSKKFSKLTKAICGLIDDYSMVRFLPFDRTDEEGINIVLQNIDFSIQYGEDLEFKEPKEVDEEPSNTNFDEFFQDKVDS from the exons ATGCCTCGCTACGCACAGCTGGTGATGGGTCCTGCCGGAAGTGGAAAG AGTACTTACTGTTCCACCATGGTAGAGCATTGCCAGGCCCTCAACCGCTCTGTACAGGTGGTGAATCTGGATCCAGCAGCAGAACATTTTGAGTATCCTGTCATGGCAG atATTCGAGAACTGATCCAGGTGGATGACGTAATGGAGGATGACTCCCTGCGATTTGGCCCTAATGGAGGTCTGGTCTTTTGTATGGAGTACTTTGCCAACAACTTTGACTGGTTGGAAGAGTGTCTTGGTCATGTAGAGGATGATTATATACTCTTTGATTGCCCTG GTCAAATTGAGTTGTATACTCATCTGCCTGTTATGAAGCAGCTTGTGGAGCAGCTACAGCAGTGGGAATTCCGTGTGTGTGGGATCTTCTTGGTGGACTCGCAATTCATGGTGGAGACCTTCAAG TTTATCTCTGGAGTTATGGCAGCCTTGAGCGCTATGGTGATGCTAGAAATCCCCCAAGTCAACATAATGACCAAAATGGATCTACTTAGTCCAAAGGCTAAAAAGGAAATAGAGAA GTATCTAGACCCGGATATGTACTCTATGATGGAGGACAACTCTGTAGCTTTGAGAAGCAAGAAATTCAGCAAATTAACCAAGGCCATATGTGGTTTG ATTGATGACTACAGTATGGTCCGTTTCCTGCCCTTTGATCGTACTGATGAGGAGGGCATCAACATTGTCCTGCAGAACATTGACTTCTCTATACAGTATGGTGAAGACTTGGAGTTTAAAGAGCCCAAG GAAGTTGACGAGGAACCCAGTAACACAAATTTTGACGAGTTCTTCCAAGACAAAGTGGATTCTTGA
- the ube2g1b gene encoding ubiquitin-conjugating enzyme E2G 1b — protein sequence MTEQSALLLRKQLAELNKNPVEGFSAGLIDDDDIYQWEVVVIGPQDTLFEGGFFKANLIFPHDYPLRPPKMKFITEIWHPNVAKNGDVCISILHEPGEDKFGYEKPEERWLPIHTVETIMISVISMLADPNGDSPANVDAAKEWREDPNGEFKRKVARCVRKSQEMAFD from the exons ATGACTGAGCAATCGGCCCTGCTTTTGCGAAAACAGCTAGCAG AGCTCAACAAAAACCCAGTGGAAGGTTTTTCTGCTGGTCtaattgatgatgatgatatctACCAGTGGGAGGTTGTTGTGATCGGCCCACAGGACACTCTGTT TGAGGGTGGATTTTTTAAGGCGAATCTAATTTTCCCTCATGATTACCCACTTCGGCCTCCCAAGATGAAGTTTATTACGGAGATTTGGCATCCTAATG TTGCGAAGAATGGAGATGTGTGCATTTCCATCCTTCATGAACCAGGAGAGGACAAATTTGGCTATGAAAAACCTGAGGAGCGTTGGCTCCCCATCCATACTGTAGAGACGATCATGATTAGCGTGATCTCCATGTTAGCTGACCCCAATGGTGACTCGCCAGCCAACGTGGATGCAGCT AAAGAGTGGAGAGAAGATCCCAATGGTGAGTTCAAGAGGAAAGTTGCCCGCTGCGTGAGAAAAAGCCAAGAGATGGCATTCGACTAG
- the arpc3 gene encoding actin-related protein 2/3 complex subunit 3, with amino-acid sequence MPAYHSNLMDADTKLVGNMALLPLKTQFKGPAAKETKDTDIIEEAIYYFKANVFFKNYEIKNEADRTLIYITLYISECLKKLQKCSSRGQGEKEMYTLGITNLPIPGEPGFPLNAMYAKPSNKQEEETMRAYLQQIRQETGLRLCDRVFDPQTDKPSKWWVCFVKKQFMNKSLSAPGQ; translated from the exons ATGCCG GCTTACCACTCAAACCTGATGGATGCAGACACCAAACTGGTGGGGAATATGGCATTACTCCCCCTCAAAACACAGTTTAAGGGGCCTGCTGCTAAAGAAA CCAAAGACACAGATATTATCGAAGAGGCCATCTACTACTTCAAAGCCAATGTTTTCTTTAAGAACTATGAAATTAAG AATGAGGCTGACCGAACTTTGATCTACATCACTCTTTACATCTCTGAATGCCTCAAGAAGCTCCAAAAG TGTAGTTCAAGGGGccaaggagagaaagagatgtaTACGCTGGGAATCACCAACTTGCCTATCCCTGGAGAACCTGGCTTTCCCTTGAATGCAATGTATGCTAAACCTTCCAATAAACAGGAGGAAG AAACCATGAGGGCTTACCTGCAACAAATTCGACAGGAGACAGGACTGAGATTGTGTGACCGTGTGTTTGACCCTCAGACAGACAAACCTAGCAAA tggTGGGTGTGCTTTGTAAAGAAACAGTTCATGAACAAAAGTCTGTCTGCACCTGGCCAGTAA
- the gpn3 gene encoding GPN-loop GTPase 3 isoform X2: protein MPRYAQLVMGPAGSGKSTYCSTMVEHCQALNRSVQVVNLDPAAEHFEYPVMAGQIELYTHLPVMKQLVEQLQQWEFRVCGIFLVDSQFMVETFKFISGVMAALSAMVMLEIPQVNIMTKMDLLSPKAKKEIEKYLDPDMYSMMEDNSVALRSKKFSKLTKAICGLIDDYSMVRFLPFDRTDEEGINIVLQNIDFSIQYGEDLEFKEPKEVDEEPSNTNFDEFFQDKVDS, encoded by the exons ATGCCTCGCTACGCACAGCTGGTGATGGGTCCTGCCGGAAGTGGAAAG AGTACTTACTGTTCCACCATGGTAGAGCATTGCCAGGCCCTCAACCGCTCTGTACAGGTGGTGAATCTGGATCCAGCAGCAGAACATTTTGAGTATCCTGTCATGGCAG GTCAAATTGAGTTGTATACTCATCTGCCTGTTATGAAGCAGCTTGTGGAGCAGCTACAGCAGTGGGAATTCCGTGTGTGTGGGATCTTCTTGGTGGACTCGCAATTCATGGTGGAGACCTTCAAG TTTATCTCTGGAGTTATGGCAGCCTTGAGCGCTATGGTGATGCTAGAAATCCCCCAAGTCAACATAATGACCAAAATGGATCTACTTAGTCCAAAGGCTAAAAAGGAAATAGAGAA GTATCTAGACCCGGATATGTACTCTATGATGGAGGACAACTCTGTAGCTTTGAGAAGCAAGAAATTCAGCAAATTAACCAAGGCCATATGTGGTTTG ATTGATGACTACAGTATGGTCCGTTTCCTGCCCTTTGATCGTACTGATGAGGAGGGCATCAACATTGTCCTGCAGAACATTGACTTCTCTATACAGTATGGTGAAGACTTGGAGTTTAAAGAGCCCAAG GAAGTTGACGAGGAACCCAGTAACACAAATTTTGACGAGTTCTTCCAAGACAAAGTGGATTCTTGA
- the LOC127428952 gene encoding protein FAM216A produces MKKHVKFLENNSDKSGLYHKTSFLPSRSSGLNHVDGDKTNPKFGHGMQRAVPVKVAEQNRDMKTIQIPKTMTAAPFLQHPGLTPGQKRFLYSIAEAYSTDQMRQLICQHYMNVLHRCIRTDLKVNVKQQKSIYTPEVEYITNPQTTTSKTKESGKRYLTAEKVKKTTFPKIIDHQRWENEHRVKILYNMRVIVKIMNCDPNIYDIECLQDCKNRLQYNQEQEE; encoded by the exons ATGAAGAAACATGTGAAATTCCTTGAGAACAACAGCGACAAAAGTGGTCTGTACCATAAAACGTCTTTTTTGCCATCAAG GTCTTCTGGGCTCAACCATGTGGATGGTG ATAAAACAAACCCAAAATTTGGACATGGAATGCAGAGAGCAGTACCTGTTAAAGTGGCAGAACAGAATCGTGACATGAAAACTATTCAGATCCCGAAGACCATGACTGCTGCTccatttttacag CATCCAGGCTTGACACCAGGACAAAAGCGGTTTCTGTACAGTATTGCAGAGGCCTACAGCACGGATCAAATGCGGCAGCTAATATGCCAACATTATATGAATGTATTACACCGGTGTATCAGGACAg ACTTGAAAGTAAATGTGAAACAGCAGAAGTCAATATACACCCCAGAAGTGGAATACATCACAAACCCTCAAACTACAACTAGCAAGACAAAAGAAAGTGGAAAGAGATATTTGACTGCAGAAAAAGTCAAGAAAACAACTTTCCCTAAAATCATAGATCATCAAAGGTGGGAAAATGAACACAGGGTAAAAATATTGTACAATATGCGAGtaattgtgaaaataatgaattgtgACCCTAATATTTACGACATAGAGTGTCTTCAAGATTGCAAAAATCGATTACAGTACAATCAAGAGCAAGAAGAATGA